Below is a window of Campylobacter canadensis DNA.
ACTAATTATTGGAATATTAAGTTCTTTTGCTTCTTGCATTGCCTTTAGCATTAAAGCATTGCTTTTAAGCCCTCTTCCATCATCGCTAAAGGCAAAAATTCTATTTTTAAAATCTTTTAAATTCACTAACTCTTCGCCTTTTTGACCAACAGAAATAGCAGCATAAGGCAAACTTTTAATCACACTTTGTTTTAATAAATCTTCTAAAAGCTCTAAGTTTTGTAAATTATCAATTACAGGTTTTGTATTTGGCATAAGCCCAGCACAAGTAATCCCGCCACAAGCTGAACTTAAACTAGCGCTTAAAATCGTTTCTTTATGAGAATAACCTGGCTCACGCCAATGCTGATGAATATCAATAAAACCAGCACTTACAAGATTGTTTTTGCAATCAATTATATTTTCGTCTTTTTCTTTTATATTTTTTTGAATTTTTACAATTTTTTTGTCCTTTATTAAAATATCGGTTTTAACAAACTTATCATCAATAAAGGCTAAGCAATTTTTAAGTAACATTTTAACCCCTTAAACAATAATCAAGTATTGCCATTCTAGCAAATACACCATTTTTAACCTGAGTATTAATACGCATTTTTTCATGATTAGCTAAATTAGCACATATTTCAACTCCCCAATTTACAGGACCTGGATGCATAATAATTGCATTGTCTTTTAATCTTTTTAGCCTTTGTTCGTTTAATGAAAAATCTTTCATAGATAAATTATTTACATCGCTTTTTTCATGTCTTTCATTTTGCACTCTAAGCATAATTAAAACATCAATTTCATCAATAATCTCATCAAAATCATTAAAAATAAAATCCTTGTTTTGATAAAGTAAAGGAGCACAAAAATATGTTTTTATGCCTAATTTATCAAACATAGCCTTATTGCTCTTTGCAACTCTTGAGTGAGCAATATCGCCTACTATGGCTACTTTTAACCTTGATAAATCTTTAAAATTTTCATAAATTGTAATTAAATCTAAAAGACTTTGAGATGGATGATGATTTTTACCGCTACCTGCGTTTATAATTGGAATATCTAAAGAAAAATCAATTTCATCATCTTTTGTACGAATGATTAAAGCATCAACGCCTAAACTTTCAAAGCATTTGCAAGTATCAAACATACTCTCACCTTTGCTTAAAGATGATGTAGCGCTATCAAAATTAATACATTTTAATCCTAATTTTAATGCAGCCATTTCAAAACTATTTTTTGTTCTTGTTGAATTTTCAAAAAACAAATTAGCAACTATTTTTTCTAGTGGAACAATATTTTTATTTGATTTAAATTCTAAAGCCTTATCAACTAAGTTTAAAAGCTCATTTGTATTTAAATCTTGTATTTTTAAAAAACTTTTCATCTAACCTCCTTGCTCCACGAGCCTAAGGTATAAACGCTGAAAATATATTAATAAAGTTGGAGAATAATTTATAAAGAAAGATAAAAAAATCTGTCAATAATAACAGATTTTTTTTAAAAAAAAATTAATTTTTTAAATTAATTTCAGGCATTTTTTCAATATAAAGACTTTGTGATGGAAAAGCAAAACTTAAACCATTTTTTTCTACTATCTTCATAACTTCTAACATAATTTGTGATTTTGCTTGATAATAATCAATTGAAGCAATATTTTTAATATAAAAATATAACTGAATATTAATACTGCTTGCAGCAAAATCATCTATCCATAC
It encodes the following:
- a CDS encoding aspartate carbamoyltransferase catalytic subunit encodes the protein MKSFLKIQDLNTNELLNLVDKALEFKSNKNIVPLEKIVANLFFENSTRTKNSFEMAALKLGLKCINFDSATSSLSKGESMFDTCKCFESLGVDALIIRTKDDEIDFSLDIPIINAGSGKNHHPSQSLLDLITIYENFKDLSRLKVAIVGDIAHSRVAKSNKAMFDKLGIKTYFCAPLLYQNKDFIFNDFDEIIDEIDVLIMLRVQNERHEKSDVNNLSMKDFSLNEQRLKRLKDNAIIMHPGPVNWGVEICANLANHEKMRINTQVKNGVFARMAILDYCLRG